Proteins co-encoded in one Malus sylvestris chromosome 7, drMalSylv7.2, whole genome shotgun sequence genomic window:
- the LOC126628870 gene encoding uncharacterized protein LOC126628870, with translation MAGSGGSDLRAPIFNGDNYEFWKIRMRTIFKSHGIWDLVEKGFEISESKDKKIRDEGSSESERVSLSDKLMKDAKALGIIQGAVSDDIFPRISNEETSKGAWDILHQEFHGDKQVRSIKLQGLRRDFEYTRMRDDETLSGYLTRLLELVNQMKGYGEDLPRERLVQKLLISLTKEFDPVCYVIEQTKDIETIEVQEVIAALRGFAQRLDRHAESTIERAFSTLNLNSKGTQPNLSFGNSKPKKDWKSKGKKWDPKPQNLANRGGKYDQGGKSDQSKGKCKHCDKLHYGECWFKGKPKCHGCNRFGHFIKDCDQSNKSGKLVNYANQVTESATMFYACHSATIGRSMNIWYVDSACSNHMTSHESLLIDVDKNVRCKVKMGTGDLVQSIGKGTLVIEMKGVTRYIKEVMIVPGLDENLLSVGQMVEHGYWLVFGDYMVDIYGDRQMEDLIASVPMKRNR, from the coding sequence ATGGCTGGATCTGGTGGTAGTGATCTTCGGGCTCCAATATTCAATGGTGACAACTATGAATTCTGGAAGATCCGAATGAGAACTATTTTCAAATCACATGGAATCTGGGATTTAGTTGAAAAGGGGTTTGAAATTTCAGAATCGAAGGATAAGAAGATTAGAGATGAAGGTTCATCGGAGTCGGAGAGAGTTTCTCTGAGCGACAAGCTAATGAAGGATGCTAAGGCACTGGGTATAATCCAAGGAGCTGTCTCGGATGATATCTTTCCCAGAATCTCAAACGAAGAGACCTCAAAGGGTGCTTGGGATATCCTACATCAGGAATTTCACGGTGATAAGCAAGTGAGATCCATCAAGTTGCAGGGTCTACGCCGTGACTTCGAGTACACAAGGATGAGGGATGATGAAACTCTATCTGGATATCTCACTCGTCTTCTCGAGTTGGTAAATCAGATGAAGGGTTATGGGGAAGATTTACCCAGAGAACGATTAGTTCAGAAATTACTCATAAGCTTAACGAAGGAGTTTGATCCTGTCTGTTATGTAATTGAACAAACTAAGGATATTGAAACTATAGAGGTACAAGAGGTGATTGCAGCTTTGAGAGGGTTTGCACAACGTCTTGATAGGCATGCTGAAAGCACCATTGAAAGAGCTTTCAGTACTCTGAATCTGAATTCGAAAGGAACACAACCAAATCTCTCGTTTGGTAATTCTAAACCAAAGAAGGATTGGAAATCAAAAGGAAAGAAATGGGATCCTAAACCTCAGAATCTTGCTAATCGAGGTGGCAAATATGATCAAGGAGGAAAATCTGATCAGTCTAAGGGAAAATGCAAGCATTGTGATAAACTGCACTATGGTGAGTGCTGGTTTAAAGGGAAGCCGAAATGTCATGGATGCAATCGGTTCGGTCATTTCATCAAGGATTGTGATCAATCAAACAAGTCTGGAAAACTTGTAAACTATGCGAATCAGGTAACAGAATCTGCAACCATGTTTTATGCCTGCCATTCTGCTACTATTGGAAGAAGTATGAATATATGGTATGTAGATAGTGCATGTAGCAATCATATGACCTCTCATGAATCCTTGCTGATTGATGTTGATAAGAATGTGAGATGTAAAGTTAAAATGGGCACTGGAGATTTAGTGCAGTCAATAGGCAAAGGCACATTGGTGATTGAGATGAAAGGTGTGACTAGGTATATTAAAGAAGTTATGATTGTACCTGGTTTGGATGAAAACTTATTGAGTGTAGGGCAGATGGTAGAACATGGATATTGGCTTGTGTTTGGTGATTACATGGTTGATATTTATGGAGATAGGCAGATGGAAGATCTAATTGCAAGTGTTCCCATGAAAAGAAACAGATGA